The genomic window CTGCCGCACCTGTTCGTGCTGGCGCCCCTGCCCACCGAAGAAGCGTTCCTGCTCAGCGTGGAGATCAATCCGGGCGGCAGCCGGCGCGTCATCCGGGACGGTAAAAGCCGGCAACTGGGCCTGCAGCAGGAGGGCGCTTTTCACATTGCCGATCTTTCACAGCGCGCCTCGGCCTATGTGAGCAGCCCGTTCCATTCGATGTTCTTCCACCTGCCGCGCGCAACCATCGACGCGTTCACCGAAGAAATGGAGATGCCGCGTGTCGACCGGCTGGGCTGCGCCGCGGGCACGCTCGATCCGGTGGTCGCCAATCTGGGCCGGGCCATGCTGCCGGTGCTGTTGCATCCGCAGGATGCGAGCCGGCTGTTCGTGGAACACCTGGCGTTGGCGCTGAAGGCACATGTGGTGCATGCCTACGGCGGCGTGGCCGGGCCGGCGCCGGCGCAGGCCCGAGGCCTCGCACTGTGGCAGGAGCGCCGCGCCAAGGCGTTTCTCATGGAGCACCTTGCCGACGACGTATCGCTGGGCGATGCGGCGCGCGAATGCGCGCTGTCGCGCAGCCACTTCAGCAAGGCGTTCAAGCAGACGACGGGGCAGACGCCGCATGCATGGCTTGTAGCGCAGCGCGTGCAAGCGGCGCGCCGCCTGCTGGGGCAGCCGCATCTGCCGATTGCGGAGATTGCCACGGCCTGCGGCTTTTCCGACCAGAGCCATCTGACGCGGGTGTTTACCGCGCACACAGGCACGTCTCCCGCGCGCTGGCGGCGCATTAACGCGGGTTGATTCGCGGGTTGATTCGCGCACCGCGCGGATGGTTCAGAGCGACCTCGGCAGCAGCGCCGGAACCAGCTGCCGGTTCAGCTGCTTCACCCACCACTGGAGCGCCTTTCCCTTGGCGCCGGTCTTCCACGCGAGCCAGAACGCCTCGGGCGCGCGCGGCTCTTCGGTCTGCAGCTCGATGAGCGTGCCGCGCTTCAGTTCGCCCTCGATGCAGGCCCGGGGCAAAAACCCGTGCCCGAGGCCCGCGGCCTGGCAGGCGATCTTCGCGGCCATGGTAGGTACGGCCACGCGGTGCTGGCCGGCCAGAAGCCCCACGGTACGGTCGGAGAGGATGCGCGCACTGTCGCTCACCACGATGGCGTTGTGTTCGAGCAGGTCGCCGCGATGCAGCGGCCGCTCCAGCCGGGTCAGCGGATGCGTGGGCGCGACGCAGAAGGCGAACTCGAGGCTGCCTACCATCACCGCCTGGTAGCCCCCGCCGGCCGGCCCTTCGCCTGCGGCGATGACGATGTCGGCGCGTCCCTCGCGCAGTGCCTCCCAGCTGCCGGTGAGCGCCTCGCACCCAATGCGCAGCCGCGTGCCGCAGCGCAACGCCTCGAACGCGCGAATGTCGTCGATCAATGCCTGTGTAGGAACCAGCGAGTCGTGCACCAGCCGCAGTTCCG from Variovorax paradoxus includes these protein-coding regions:
- a CDS encoding LysR family transcriptional regulator; the encoded protein is MLKLSLEAIELVDAIARHGSFAAAGTRLSKVPSTISYAVGKLEEQLGMLLFVRNGPRVTLTAAGEEMLKEGRWLLGAAGDLESRMRQIATGFESELRLVHDSLVPTQALIDDIRAFEALRCGTRLRIGCEALTGSWEALREGRADIVIAAGEGPAGGGYQAVMVGSLEFAFCVAPTHPLTRLERPLHRGDLLEHNAIVVSDSARILSDRTVGLLAGQHRVAVPTMAAKIACQAAGLGHGFLPRACIEGELKRGTLIELQTEEPRAPEAFWLAWKTGAKGKALQWWVKQLNRQLVPALLPRSL
- a CDS encoding AraC family transcriptional regulator, producing the protein MLNTLGPDCHFGQRLASQYGIDAVQSFVSRSRRGCELGVARMRYELPHLFVLAPLPTEEAFLLSVEINPGGSRRVIRDGKSRQLGLQQEGAFHIADLSQRASAYVSSPFHSMFFHLPRATIDAFTEEMEMPRVDRLGCAAGTLDPVVANLGRAMLPVLLHPQDASRLFVEHLALALKAHVVHAYGGVAGPAPAQARGLALWQERRAKAFLMEHLADDVSLGDAARECALSRSHFSKAFKQTTGQTPHAWLVAQRVQAARRLLGQPHLPIAEIATACGFSDQSHLTRVFTAHTGTSPARWRRINAG